The genomic segment GACAATGTCATTGTCATCACTGTCATGACTGCGGGCCATTTGTTTATAGCAGGAAtagaaacatgaataaataatgggGTAAGGAACCCATCTAGCTGTACATGCTGACAACCTGAATTTGCATTTCCATAAACTGTATGTATGCAGGTGATAATGTGCGCATTAATTTTACAAATAGTTATTCAAGGACAGGACTAATTTAAGATGAAAATGTCCAACGTGTTAGAAAGTGCACATACAGTGACAACTGCACTATACGGAAAAACAAAACGTTTAAACTGGAGAATATTTCATTGAGGTCCATAGATTTTTAACAACTTAAATTCACATTCCTGTTTCATGGGAAGTATAATCAGTCACAGATCTATTCCTGCTTGCTTAGCTTGTACTCCCGTTTGATTCTGGCGTAGGGGCCGATGCTGTCATCGAACACAAAGTCCCATAATACCCGGGTCCAGGACGTGTGTTGAGGCAGGGAGTCATAATACTCTGCTGCGATTTGCTTGACCTGTCAACAACaaccaaatacaaaaacaatttaTTACTGAGAATGAGAGCTTATAAAAGAATAAGTATGCAAATCAGAAATACATAGATATATCTAAATTGCAGATGTAAAGTGCCAGAAGCACCTCTGTACAGACAGAGGTCTAATCCAACATGACACCTTCATTTCACTAGGGTAAtcagatacaaacacaaaggcTGATAGAAGCAgacatttcactgctttgttgAACAAGAGCAAGACAACACATTGCATGACATCTACTCACAAATCCAATTTCTTTTGGTCAAAATAGCAGTAACCAGagtgtcatttaaaaataaaatataacgtTTTATAGTTCAGAAGCAGATTTTTCAAACCACAGAGGGAAACATTCCCTCTGTTAACAGCAAAAATGGTTCATAAACTAAAGAATTTCCAAACAAATTGGATTAGTTTCATTAGTCATTGCCAGTTATAAGACAGGTGTCTCACTTTGAATCTATTCATGCTCTCGTGGTGTTAGGGAGGCAGCAGTTAATCAGTTACAAGTCTTTCATCTGATAAATATTTGCAGTtgatagaaaaaaatgtgacGTGTGGCATTTGCTAATACCATTTTGTTTAGATTCTGAAAGACAAGAAAGGTCTTTCTTATCTGCCGACACCTGGAGGAGATGCAAGTGTTGTAACTGTCCTCATTCTCTACCACTGCACTAATAATAGTGTCACAAAAAACAACTCCAGTCCAGAGATTACCTGTTGGAAATGTAGTTATGGTTTCCCACAGTAACACAGTCTCACCTGAGGTAGTTTACTGCCAGGTATGCTGGGGAAGTCATGGTGCTCCATGTGATACCCGACATTGAAGGTGATCCGGTTAAGTGGTCCATAGTAAGAATATGTCTCGTGTCCCTTCAGGAACATGTAATGCTCAGCTATGAAATGTCCAGAGATAGGATGCAGTCCCATACACAGGATAGATCCTGCAATGAGGTAGACAATGGGCTTCAGCCCCCATAGATAGTAGATAATTAAATCTACTGTGAGCTGAACTACTGCGTTCTGGATCTCCAGCTGACACACTGGTTTAGGATTAACCACCAAAGGGCGCAGGGCATAGAAAAGCGGCTGGAGGAAGAGCCACAGGACTTTCCTGGCAGGGGTGCAGAAGAACCATCCCTCAAAGTCTGTAGGGATGTCAACATCCAGCTGGTCACCTCCCAGATACCGATGGTGGTCGATGTGGTACTTCTTGAAAGAGGCGGAGTAGGGCAGCCCGATGGGCAGGTTGGCCCACATGGCAAACCAGCGGTTCCACTTTGCCAGCTTGTTGCCAAAGGCCACGTTGTGAGAGATGTCGTGGATAGCCAGAGTCAGGGAGTGGTTGATGCAGCCTCCGAAGGCGTAAGCCCAAAAGAAGATCCACTTCCAGGAGAGGTCATGGACCAGGTAGCACGCCAGAAGCTGGGTTAACACCATGCCTGATACCACCCACTTCAGCTGGGGGTCTGGACCCATCAGAGACTTGATTTCTGGATATTTGGCTGAGGAGAGAGCCAGGTagaaagaggaataaaaagggACATGGTCAGATATGAGAAGATTGTGGAAAAGGAGTCGGAGAAAGGGTTAAAggttcagaaaaaaacaaaaaggtaaagttgaaaaccagaaaacagtaaaaggaagcaaatgaaaaaagaaagtagtGAATGGAAATGGTAGATAAGGACAGAAAAGGGTAACggattcatttcattttttaaataatgatgatgtaaaGAAAGTTAAATATCTGTAATGAATCCAGCAGAGAAGGTTGTTTACCGGGAATAATTCACTGTCATTTTATCAAAGATTGATCTTATACATATCAATGTGTCATGCTGTGATCCGATATTGTGTATCCCAAAGAACACAGTCAAGCGTGTTGTAAGGTACCAGCACCTCTCCTGGGAAGAGCCTGCTGACAAAAGTCATCTTTAATTGGCAGAGGTGTTGTTTTGCTGAGGGACATGAAACTCAAGGAGATACAAAGGAGTGGTTCAAAAACATTCAATGCTACATGAAGAACTAGGTTGGGTTTGTATGACCTTTAAACCATTATCTACTAATTAAGACATACAAGCTGTGATTTGTTAAACTGACCACACCTTGTAGCTAACTTTACATCCATCCAAAATTCAGGATGCATGCTGCAGGAGCATACCCCATCATGCACCAGAGGAAAGATAGCCATCCACCATCAGGTGATAGTACATGCAAATATAAGCTTGCCTCTTTACTTTCAGCTGACTTGTGTAACACCCGTATGCAAACTGGGCTTACATAAAGGTTGCCTGGAGCCTGgattcagtgatgatgatgtagcTTTCCCCTGTACCGACTACACCCTCTTTATTCAGTTAAAGTTTAGCCAAGAAAACTTACTGCTGCTTCCCCAAGGTGActaattttaaaacaataatttatcAATATGTTGTTCCAATCTTATCTTAAgtacatgttcttttttttttaatctgcagtATTATTTGAACTCGCCTACAATGTGTTTTGTAGCCATGTGTATAGGCAATATGTTTCTCAGGTGCTGGTGTTGTAGCCCACCCACAGGGCATAAAGTTAAATCAATAACCAGACATTATAAAAGAAGTTGTTTAAACTGCTTAAAGCTACAGCAACATGCttcagcttcactgtgtcaCAGAGATAACAAgtcatttcatttactgtagCTATAAGGTTTCAGCCTCAAGTTCCAGCTAAAAATTATCTGCGATTCAGCAGCACGTTATGAGTCAAAGTGACAAATCATGCATTGTTCAAAAATACAGTTCTCTAGAGCTGCTAAAAATAATCGATCACCACGCAGTGTCACAGTTATCACTCATTTCTGTGACCTCAGAAGAGACAGCATGTGCCAATTTCCTTTTAAGATGAAGAATGGTATAAAGTTTAACATGAGAGTTGAGTGTACTTCACCTACAGACTGACTCCTCAACCAACAAGCCATTCAGTTCATAAAACCactttcaaatcaaaataacCCACAAAATGAGAAAGGAAGTGAGGTACAGTGACCTCTGACATTCACATCCCTCTGTCTATCCCCTCAGGGCAGGACAGaggataattaaaacaaaacgcTTTAATAATTTAAAGCTTGTGGCGTCAAACAACCCATCACCGTCTGGATGCTTCTTTCACACCAGAGCAATCATGCGACTGTTGGACAAAGCCAGGATCAAATATACATCGACAGGTTTAGAGCGTTTTAAGCTAAAGTGTTTGTTAATTGAATTACATGATCAGGTATATAATCAAAGAGGTTGGTGATACAGATTTCATACCCttgaaaaaacaggaaaacatgaagGATCATAGGCTGAATACACTATCTATATATTCACTTGCATGAATATACTAATGATGGGAGATGTGGTTTAAGGTGGTATAGTGAATGAGGATTATTCTTTCATGGATCCTCCCAGATCACCTAACAAAGCCTCTCTTCACACTTCACGCATAGCattgtatctgtgtttgtcagGAGCTGGGACTGTGTCTTGTTACCTAGCAAGCCCAGAGGCATTGTCAACTGCACCTGCTATCAATGCAGGTCAGAGAAAAAGATGACAGAGAGGTACCTAGgtttacacaaaaagaaaaggttaaTGTCTTCTGTGACTTTCTTGGAGCACAACTAAATAATTTTCAGGTTAAGATCAAGACTGAGACTGAAATATGGAATTACTTTCATAGCTATCTGAGTATCTACACCATGGCTTTTGCTCTGACATTGGGAGGGAGGTCTCCCTGGAATGACAAAGTCTGTCACCTGCCTTTGCTGCTGGTAGCTACACTCCCTCTTCTAAGAACAAGTGACTTCtgctgacaaaatgaaaataatgtagaTAATGTAGCCACAAAGTCTTGAGTCAACTGTGACAGGGAGCAACACACATGCTTGAAAAATGTGTCTTGAATTTAATGGAATTTATACTTAACTTTTCTCTTTGACATCCATGTGCACTGAATTACAAATTAAATCACATCGTTCATTTCTTGACCTTAAAAATCAgcaattttaaaataatatttctacTTGTATTAAATATACAGTGTAACTTCCATTTATATGTAAGAGAATTACACCACAATCTGTTAACTTAAGGGGGGTTTGAGTTTCTACACTTGCCCTGCATCCATTGTTGACATGGTTTGTTAAGCAACAGCTAGTAAACAGGTTTAACCGGCTACCATTTATAGTCAGAAAAAAACGCACGCTTTAACTTATTCCACAAACTAACCAGACTTATTACTCAGCAAATTTCTCAGTGTTgacacagctgttttgttttctataaTTTCTTACCcagtatttcttttcttcttgaaGTGTGCGGCTGGTCATTGTAGACCCATTCAAAGTCGCCTCTTCCACCTGTCTTCCCCATGGCTTTCTTCTGTGTGTATCAGGCGACTGGCCAAGTGGcgttatgtatgtgtgtcatcAAAGCTTCACGGTATCGGGGCACACCCACTCACACTGGGTTGCAGGGTGAAGGTAAATGTTAAAACGGCCTGCCATAAGTCCCACCCCCAAGCAGAGGGCGGGACAAAGTCGGCTGTGCACCTGTCCAGTGTATGTTCTCCAACATGCGAACTATTGCATCTTGACATTATTTCACGAGAAACTACTGCAATGATCCcataatatgtttatatttacaggACTGCGAATTCTAGCTGATATTGTAAtaagaatattttaaaaatctaaagaaCAATCCAAACAACTTTCTCTACAATTTGTTTATTGACAAGACCAGCTTCTTGTAAGGTTGCTTATCAGCATTctataataatgtattttcactgTATGTTAAACATATGTGTTGCCATCAGTggtattattataaatgaaacCATAGCAGAACGGTAATATTATAATTCCAT from the Seriola aureovittata isolate HTS-2021-v1 ecotype China chromosome 13, ASM2101889v1, whole genome shotgun sequence genome contains:
- the degs2 gene encoding sphingolipid delta(4)-desaturase/C4-monooxygenase DES2; translation: MGKTGGRGDFEWVYNDQPHTSRRKEILAKYPEIKSLMGPDPQLKWVVSGMVLTQLLACYLVHDLSWKWIFFWAYAFGGCINHSLTLAIHDISHNVAFGNKLAKWNRWFAMWANLPIGLPYSASFKKYHIDHHRYLGGDQLDVDIPTDFEGWFFCTPARKVLWLFLQPLFYALRPLVVNPKPVCQLEIQNAVVQLTVDLIIYYLWGLKPIVYLIAGSILCMGLHPISGHFIAEHYMFLKGHETYSYYGPLNRITFNVGYHMEHHDFPSIPGSKLPQVKQIAAEYYDSLPQHTSWTRVLWDFVFDDSIGPYARIKREYKLSKQE